One genomic region from Bacillus aquiflavi encodes:
- a CDS encoding glutaredoxin family protein, with amino-acid sequence MTATITFYTRVQCPLCVEAKTVLTELQKETSFTIEEINIADSDHLTEKYGLKIPVIEINGREVQYGKIDQFTILNYLNQHNQ; translated from the coding sequence ATGACTGCTACTATCACATTTTATACGCGGGTTCAATGTCCGTTATGTGTTGAGGCGAAAACGGTACTTACCGAGCTGCAAAAGGAAACTTCATTTACAATAGAAGAAATAAATATTGCGGACAGTGATCATTTAACAGAAAAATATGGTCTAAAGATTCCAGTCATTGAAATAAACGGACGGGAAGTTCAGTACGGTAAAATTGATCAGTTTACAATTTTAAACTATTTAAATCAACATAACCAATAA
- the rpoN gene encoding RNA polymerase factor sigma-54: MNLKVGLWQQQTLKLAMTQELTQAIALLQYSSQELTAFLENKALENPLIELNASNVKTMDPRYDIVRKKNKKARKDETNWIEQIAGEKSVTLSEHLLSQLHLTSIDLYHRKIMIQLIQNLDENGYLRATEGEISNRASVPIEMVEDTIKLLQQLEPAGIGARSLQECLLLQIKRSKEANKLAEQIISDYFIPFAEKRWKVLAKELQVSLIDIQNVFDFVQTLNPKPGAIFHHEKAAYIIPEVIIDWDGADFLVKVFDEAIPKISFNHDYYQQFSARQDHQVNRFLQEKSQDYQWILKSIQQRNETLIKVVMKIVEKQSEFFQNGQGKLKPMTMKEISEELDIHESTVSRAVREKYAQTPFGTFELKSFFTSTIKTTLNENTSSAEVKNKISFIIEQEDKRKPLSDQRIADILKEQERMVVSRRTIAKYREQLGIPSSSKRKRYE; encoded by the coding sequence ATGAATTTAAAAGTTGGTTTATGGCAACAACAAACATTAAAGCTAGCAATGACACAAGAACTTACACAAGCGATCGCCCTTTTACAGTATTCGTCTCAAGAGCTGACGGCTTTTTTGGAAAATAAAGCACTCGAAAATCCCCTTATTGAACTTAATGCTAGTAATGTTAAAACAATGGACCCTCGTTATGATATTGTTCGCAAGAAAAATAAAAAGGCAAGAAAAGACGAAACGAATTGGATTGAACAAATTGCTGGGGAGAAGTCTGTAACACTTAGTGAACATTTACTATCCCAGTTACATTTAACCTCTATCGATCTTTATCATAGAAAAATAATGATCCAGTTAATTCAGAACTTAGATGAAAACGGTTACTTGCGGGCAACCGAAGGTGAAATATCGAATAGAGCTTCTGTTCCGATTGAAATGGTTGAAGATACTATCAAACTGCTGCAGCAGCTAGAGCCGGCTGGAATAGGAGCGCGAAGTTTGCAAGAGTGTTTACTGTTACAAATAAAAAGATCTAAAGAGGCAAATAAATTAGCTGAACAAATTATTTCTGACTATTTTATTCCATTTGCTGAAAAAAGGTGGAAAGTGCTTGCGAAAGAGCTTCAAGTAAGTTTAATCGACATCCAAAATGTGTTTGACTTTGTGCAAACATTAAATCCTAAGCCGGGAGCGATTTTTCATCATGAAAAAGCGGCATATATTATTCCTGAAGTGATTATTGATTGGGATGGCGCTGATTTTCTAGTAAAAGTATTTGATGAAGCTATCCCTAAAATTTCCTTTAATCATGATTATTATCAACAATTCTCAGCTAGACAGGATCATCAAGTAAACCGCTTTCTTCAAGAAAAGTCGCAAGATTATCAATGGATTTTAAAAAGTATCCAACAGCGAAATGAAACATTAATAAAAGTAGTAATGAAAATTGTTGAAAAACAGTCTGAATTTTTTCAGAATGGTCAAGGAAAGTTAAAACCGATGACGATGAAAGAAATATCTGAGGAGCTTGATATTCATGAATCAACTGTCAGTCGTGCGGTAAGGGAGAAATATGCTCAAACACCGTTCGGCACATTTGAGCTTAAATCGTTTTTTACAAGTACGATTAAAACAACTTTAAATGAAAATACGTCCTCAGCCGAAGTGAAAAATAAAATTTCCTTCATCATCGAACAAGAAGATAAACGAAAACCGTTATCTGATCAGCGGATTGCTGACATTTTAAAGGAACAGGAAAGAATGGTTGTTTCAAGACGAACAATCGCAAAATACCGTGAACAACTTGGAATTCCTTCATCCTCAAAACGGAAAAGATATGAATAA